A single window of Brevinematales bacterium DNA harbors:
- the folE2 gene encoding GTP cyclohydrolase FolE2, protein MKPLKDVQSEKDIRGKDIDKVGIRGLKYPISLLDKNNKVQHTIADIDMYVFLPRDYRGTHMSRFIEVINDYRREISIEKIEPILRDLKLKLHSRKAEISLRFPYFIEKLSPISRNYGMNYYEITFDATCDEKYDFVLTVSATGMSLCPCSKEISKNNAHNQRVSVSVSVRMSKIVWIEEIVDVIEGNVSSPVYVLLKREDEKFVTEQSYENPKFVEDIVRDISIELDKNSKITWYSIEAESYESIHPFNAYAYIEKQI, encoded by the coding sequence ATGAAACCATTAAAAGATGTACAATCTGAGAAAGATATAAGAGGAAAAGATATAGACAAAGTAGGAATAAGAGGATTAAAATATCCAATATCACTGTTAGACAAAAACAACAAAGTCCAACACACAATAGCAGATATAGACATGTATGTGTTTTTACCCAGAGATTACAGAGGAACACATATGAGTAGATTTATAGAAGTAATAAATGATTACAGAAGGGAAATATCAATTGAAAAGATAGAACCTATACTAAGAGATCTAAAACTAAAACTACACTCAAGGAAAGCAGAAATATCTCTAAGATTTCCATACTTTATAGAAAAGTTATCACCCATATCTAGAAACTATGGAATGAACTATTATGAGATTACATTTGACGCAACATGTGATGAAAAGTACGATTTTGTTCTTACAGTTTCTGCCACAGGTATGTCTTTGTGTCCATGCTCCAAAGAAATAAGTAAAAACAATGCACATAACCAAAGAGTTTCAGTTTCTGTATCTGTCAGGATGTCTAAAATCGTATGGATAGAAGAGATAGTAGATGTAATAGAGGGCAATGTATCATCACCTGTCTATGTATTACTTAAGAGAGAGGATGAGAAATTTGTAACCGAACAATCCTATGAAAATCCCAAGTTTGTCGAAGATATAGTAAGGGATATATCAATTGAATTAGATAAGAATAGCAAAATAACATGGTATAGTATTGAGGCTGAAAGTTACGAAAGCATACATCCATTCAACGCATACGCATACATAGAAAAGCAGATTTAG